In Candidatus Binatota bacterium, a single window of DNA contains:
- a CDS encoding TIGR03617 family F420-dependent LLM class oxidoreductase, translating to MKVGIAVIEGYSFTDHPVELGTAGLAEAAQRAEQLGFDLLISPETAGHDPFFPLVLAAEHTSRIELATGVAVSFPRAPMVVAQSAWDLQRFSGGRFTLGLGTQVKGHNERRYGVPWTGAPGPRMREYLDCLRAIFYTFQHPDDPRYFEGEHYRFTLAAEVFMAAPLEHPRIPLQIAAVNRYMLGLAGEVCDSVFVHPCCTPRYLREVVLPTVAEGAQRAGRSAGEVAVVGAPIVVTADNEEDMARERVLLKRRVAFYGSTRSYHRVFEVEGVLDLAEQLHEMSREKRWREMEELVPDDVADLFGCISPPDAGADDLAEQLTASWGGLLDTLNLPSDFPLAGAKAEQRAADLLTALHAAR from the coding sequence ATGAAAGTCGGCATAGCGGTAATCGAGGGCTACAGCTTCACCGATCATCCGGTCGAGCTGGGCACCGCGGGACTGGCCGAGGCCGCGCAGAGGGCCGAGCAGCTCGGCTTCGACCTACTCATATCGCCGGAGACCGCCGGCCACGATCCGTTCTTTCCGCTGGTGCTGGCCGCCGAGCACACCAGCCGCATTGAGTTGGCCACCGGTGTTGCGGTTTCGTTTCCGCGCGCACCCATGGTGGTGGCCCAGTCGGCCTGGGACCTGCAGCGTTTTTCGGGCGGGCGCTTTACCCTCGGACTGGGCACGCAGGTGAAGGGCCACAACGAGCGGCGCTACGGCGTGCCGTGGACCGGTGCGCCCGGCCCGCGCATGCGCGAGTACCTCGACTGCCTGCGCGCTATTTTTTACACCTTTCAGCACCCCGATGACCCGCGTTACTTCGAGGGCGAGCATTATCGTTTTACCCTGGCCGCCGAGGTGTTCATGGCCGCGCCACTCGAGCACCCGCGTATCCCCTTGCAGATAGCGGCGGTCAACCGCTACATGCTTGGCCTGGCCGGCGAAGTCTGCGACTCGGTGTTTGTGCATCCCTGTTGCACGCCGCGCTACCTGCGCGAAGTTGTGCTGCCCACGGTGGCCGAAGGCGCGCAACGCGCCGGTCGTAGCGCAGGCGAAGTGGCGGTGGTGGGCGCGCCCATCGTGGTGACGGCCGACAACGAAGAGGACATGGCCCGCGAGCGCGTGCTGCTCAAGCGGCGCGTGGCGTTCTACGGCTCAACGCGCTCCTACCACCGCGTGTTCGAGGTCGAGGGAGTACTCGATCTCGCCGAGCAACTGCACGAGATGTCGCGTGAGAAACGCTGGCGCGAAATGGAAGAGCTTGTGCCCGACGACGTGGCCGATCTCTTCGGCTGCATATCGCCGCCCGACGCCGGCGCCGACGACCTCGCCGAGCAGCTTACGGCGAGCTGGGGCGGCCTGCTCGACACGCTCAACCTGCCCAGCGACTTCCCCCTGGCCGGCGCCAAGGCCGAGCAGCGCGCAGCCGATCTGCTGACGGCCCTGCACGCGGCGCGCTGA
- a CDS encoding thioredoxin → MDAAPEIDSSPDAGPSQLPANGLVAFVKRDCPTCELVGPVLAELAAAAKTAASPLSVYSQDDPSFPEGLHPRDDRELAASWRNKIETVPTLLRLVDGRETGRVVGWHRAEWQELTGVDPLGADLPDSRPGCGSLSVDPARESQLRARFESGRLSARRIQLAELEDEFELAHERGWSDGLPVVPPTERRVLDMLEGTERDPAEIVATVPPDLVDCTVEKVAINAVMAGCRPEYLPVVLAAVEAVCSDEFNMHGVLATTMGVGPVLIVNGPLRRRINMNSGVNVLGQGNRANATIGRALQLVIRNVGGGRPDGVDRATYGNPGKLGLCFAEGEEDSPWQSLAVDRGFDPSANTVTVFTGEAPRTVVDQLSREPESLARSLAAGLMGVLHPKLGFFIDAMLVIGPEHARVFADAGWGKQQLIDRLHELTTVPASEMTRGTGGIEEGLPLPAEMADQPVGKFVPGALHLVFAGGGAGLFSVVIGGWLNGDAGSRMTTREIGR, encoded by the coding sequence ATGGACGCCGCCCCCGAGATAGATTCTTCCCCGGACGCCGGGCCGTCGCAGCTGCCAGCGAACGGGCTCGTGGCATTCGTCAAGCGCGACTGCCCTACCTGCGAGCTTGTCGGGCCCGTGCTGGCCGAGCTGGCCGCTGCCGCGAAAACAGCCGCCAGCCCACTTTCGGTATACAGCCAGGACGATCCGTCGTTTCCCGAGGGCCTGCACCCGCGCGACGACCGCGAGCTGGCGGCCTCCTGGCGCAACAAGATAGAAACCGTGCCCACGCTGCTGCGCCTGGTCGATGGCCGTGAAACCGGCCGCGTGGTGGGCTGGCACCGCGCAGAGTGGCAAGAGTTGACCGGTGTTGACCCGCTGGGAGCCGACCTGCCCGATAGCCGACCCGGTTGCGGCTCGCTGTCGGTCGATCCCGCGCGCGAGTCGCAACTCAGGGCGCGTTTTGAAAGCGGCCGCCTGTCGGCACGACGAATTCAACTCGCCGAACTCGAAGACGAGTTTGAGCTGGCCCACGAGCGCGGTTGGAGCGACGGTCTTCCCGTCGTGCCGCCTACCGAGCGACGCGTGCTCGACATGCTCGAAGGTACTGAACGCGACCCCGCCGAGATCGTGGCCACGGTGCCGCCAGACCTCGTTGACTGCACGGTAGAAAAAGTAGCCATCAACGCCGTCATGGCAGGCTGCCGACCCGAGTACCTGCCGGTAGTGCTGGCCGCCGTTGAAGCCGTGTGCAGCGACGAGTTCAACATGCACGGTGTGCTGGCCACGACCATGGGCGTTGGCCCTGTCTTGATCGTCAACGGCCCGCTGCGCCGCCGCATCAACATGAACTCCGGCGTCAACGTGCTCGGCCAGGGCAACCGCGCCAACGCGACCATCGGCCGCGCCCTGCAACTGGTCATCCGCAACGTGGGCGGCGGCCGCCCCGACGGAGTAGACCGAGCGACCTACGGCAACCCCGGCAAGCTGGGGCTGTGTTTTGCCGAGGGCGAAGAAGACTCGCCGTGGCAGTCGTTGGCCGTTGACCGTGGCTTCGACCCCTCGGCCAATACCGTCACCGTGTTTACCGGCGAGGCGCCGCGCACGGTGGTCGACCAGCTGTCGCGCGAGCCCGAGTCGCTGGCGCGCTCGCTGGCCGCCGGCCTCATGGGCGTGCTGCATCCCAAGCTGGGTTTTTTCATAGATGCCATGCTGGTCATCGGCCCTGAGCACGCGCGCGTGTTTGCCGACGCGGGTTGGGGCAAGCAGCAACTCATTGACCGCCTGCACGAGCTGACTACCGTGCCGGCCAGCGAAATGACCCGCGGCACGGGTGGCATTGAAGAGGGGCTACCGCTGCCCGCCGAAATGGCCGACCAGCCCGTGGGCAAGTTCGTGCCGGGTGCGCTGCACCTGGTTTTTGCCGGCGGCGGGGCGGGGCTTTTCTCGGTCGTCATCGGCGGCTGGCTCAACGGCGACGCGGGCAGCCGCATGACCACGAGGGAGATCGGCAGATGA
- a CDS encoding enoyl-CoA hydratase/isomerase family protein, translated as MADPTGVRLYTLLLERYWNTFYPSVGRANRGSKAVADDSYKYQAQGGVGVITLNRPKKLNPIDWDLSEALCGLFRRLREDDDIRAIVLTGAGRGFSAGGDAEWLSGKAERVIPGISPREREQDMPRYQRKTPVGPIGEVVRWIFDVDKPVIAALHGPVMGAGLAFALACDRRFADPSTQMCAAMVRLGFAPDCGVSWLLPRVTSLSTSLRMVTTGDILLADECKAEGLIDELVEEGGALEAATAYAARYAQAPAVGVELARRFVHRSLTARLDEMIEYEAAHAVLSAHTHDAPEGTSAFVEKRKPGFKGH; from the coding sequence ATGGCGGACCCGACTGGCGTTCGCCTGTACACCTTGCTACTAGAACGCTACTGGAACACGTTCTACCCGTCGGTCGGCAGGGCAAACAGGGGGAGCAAAGCGGTGGCAGACGACAGCTATAAGTACCAGGCCCAGGGCGGTGTCGGCGTCATCACGCTCAACCGGCCGAAAAAACTCAACCCCATCGACTGGGATCTGAGCGAAGCCCTTTGCGGGCTGTTCCGCCGACTGCGCGAGGACGACGACATCCGCGCCATCGTTCTCACCGGCGCCGGCCGCGGTTTTTCGGCAGGCGGCGACGCCGAGTGGCTCAGCGGCAAGGCCGAGCGAGTTATACCCGGCATCTCACCGCGCGAGCGCGAGCAGGACATGCCGCGCTACCAGCGCAAGACTCCGGTTGGCCCTATAGGCGAGGTTGTTCGCTGGATTTTTGATGTCGACAAGCCGGTTATCGCGGCCCTGCACGGCCCGGTGATGGGCGCCGGCCTGGCCTTCGCGCTGGCCTGCGACCGCCGCTTTGCCGACCCCAGCACCCAGATGTGCGCGGCCATGGTGCGGCTTGGTTTTGCCCCCGACTGCGGCGTGTCGTGGCTGCTGCCGCGAGTGACCAGCCTGTCGACTTCGCTGCGCATGGTCACCACCGGCGACATCCTGCTCGCCGACGAGTGCAAGGCCGAGGGGCTCATCGACGAGCTGGTAGAGGAGGGCGGCGCGCTCGAAGCCGCCACCGCCTACGCCGCGAGGTACGCCCAGGCGCCGGCCGTGGGCGTTGAGCTGGCCCGCCGTTTTGTGCACCGATCACTGACGGCGCGCCTCGACGAGATGATAGAGTACGAGGCCGCGCACGCGGTGTTGTCGGCGCACACGCACGACGCGCCCGAGGGCACCTCGGCTTTTGTTGAAAAACGCAAGCCGGGTTTTAAAGGACACTGA
- a CDS encoding phytanoyl-CoA dioxygenase family protein, giving the protein MEVKHLPADSAPEDIAARLAEDGAVVLDRLVDDALMDRLAEELRPSMEATRTGPDEFSGHSTRRTGALIARSETARELVMNEKILATVGKVLGHASNFQLHLTQIIAIGPGGEAQPVHRDQWAFDFFPFPDGYEVQCNTIWAMTDFTEENGATRVVPGSHRAGDGLRYSQEDTVSATMQRGSVLLYTGSVYHGGGANKSDATRCGVNITYNLAWLRQEENQYLSVPPEIARELPDDLLRLMGYSRGAYALGYVGDLKDPLKVLRGEETTVESTGLGTYEKAMERAEQLRAQLADSGD; this is encoded by the coding sequence CTGGAAGTAAAACACCTGCCCGCCGACTCGGCGCCCGAAGACATAGCCGCCCGCCTGGCCGAGGACGGCGCGGTGGTGCTCGACCGCCTGGTCGACGACGCCCTCATGGATCGCCTGGCCGAGGAGTTGCGCCCATCGATGGAGGCTACGCGCACGGGGCCCGACGAGTTCTCGGGCCACAGCACGCGCCGCACCGGTGCGCTCATCGCCCGCTCCGAGACCGCACGCGAGCTGGTGATGAACGAGAAAATCCTGGCAACAGTGGGCAAGGTGCTCGGTCACGCCAGCAACTTCCAGCTTCACCTGACGCAGATCATCGCCATCGGTCCGGGTGGCGAGGCGCAGCCCGTCCACCGCGACCAGTGGGCCTTCGACTTCTTTCCCTTTCCCGACGGTTACGAGGTGCAGTGCAACACCATCTGGGCGATGACAGATTTTACCGAGGAGAACGGCGCCACCCGCGTGGTGCCGGGTAGCCATCGTGCTGGCGACGGATTGCGCTATTCGCAGGAGGACACTGTGTCGGCCACCATGCAACGCGGCTCGGTGTTGCTCTACACCGGCAGCGTCTACCACGGCGGTGGCGCCAACAAGTCCGACGCTACACGATGCGGGGTCAACATAACTTACAACCTGGCGTGGCTCAGGCAGGAGGAGAACCAGTACCTGTCGGTGCCGCCGGAGATAGCCCGCGAGCTGCCCGACGACCTGCTGAGGTTGATGGGCTATTCACGCGGTGCCTACGCGCTGGGCTACGTCGGTGACCTGAAGGATCCGCTCAAGGTACTGCGCGGCGAAGAGACCACGGTCGAAAGCACCGGCCTGGGCACCTACGAGAAGGCCATGGAGCGAGCCGAGCAACTGCGCGCCCAGCTAGCAGACAGCGGCGACTGA